Below is a window of Planctomycetaceae bacterium DNA.
TCCTTGGCCTCGGCGGCGATGATCTTGCCGATCTGCTCGCGGGCGGTCTCGACGGCGGCCTCGGCCTTCCAACCGAAGCTGTGGCTGTGGCTGGCGGCGTTTCCGAATGCCTCGGTCAGGTACGGCATCATCGCATCGAGCACCCGGCTGTCCAGGGGCGTCGTGGCGTTGTGGTCCATGTAGATGGGTGTCTTGACATCCATGGTGCTCATTCTTATTGCCTCGCCCCCGAAGCCACCGGTGCGACAATCTCCGCCAGCGTCACCCGCTTAAGGAAGTCCTGCAGCCGCCGCTGCACCCGGTGAACCGGATCGTGTACCGGGCAGAGCAACTGGTTGGCCTCGCTGCAGGCCGCCAAGTCGCCGGTGACGTGCGAAATGCATGCCGCCTGGCGAACCGGGCCCTCAAGCTTCGTCGAGAACTCCTCCAGCGTCACCTCCGAGAGGTGCCTGGCCAAGCGGTATCCGCCATGAGCGCCGCGCACGGACTCGACATACCCGGCGGCCGCCAACCGCTTCATCACGTTCATCATCAGGGCCTGGGGGATGCCATAGCACTGGGCAATCTCACGGGCCGTGGCCAACTGCCCTTGGGGCAAGTGCGCCAAGTGCCCCATAGCTGTCAGCCCGTAGCCGGTCTTTTTTGTCAGACCCATCACCAGAGAAATCCTTAACTCGTCCACCCATATATAGCACCCAGTAGGTGCTATTTTCAAATGCAAAAAGAAAGGAACCCAAAAAAGATCCAATAAGCCGCTTGCGGCTTGGCGGGTATTACCAGCAAAACAGGCTCAGGACGTCTGAGTCACCGGCGCGAGCAGATCCGCCAGCGACGTGGAGGACAGTTTCTCCACCAGCACCTGCTGAATATTCGTCCAGACAGGTTTCATGCTGCATTCAGACTTGCACTTGGAGGGTTGCTGCTGGCAAAAGTTGACGGCGATGGGGCCTTCAATGACTTCGATAATCTGCCGGAGCGAGATCTCGGAAGGTTCCCGCGACAGGCGATACCCGCCATTCTTGCCCCGGATTGGCGTGACGATGTCTGCCTTGGCCAGCGAGGCGAAGATCTTGGTCAGATACTGTTTTGGAAGCTCTCGCTCCTGGCAGATGCACTCCAGGGTAATCGGCCCGTTGCCATGCTTCTGTGCCAGCATGACCATCCCCCTCAGTGCAAGCTCTGCCGCCATGGATAACTTCATTGTTAAGACCCCTTGTAACTAAATAGAGACTTCCCAAGTTCCCCACCCCGCGAACATGGTCCCAGTTCCGCCCGGCGTTGTCAAGCGGAACCGCACAAAATTTTCCTAACGACTTAATTTAGCACTACTTGACCGATATAACCCGACTCAGCGCGGGCAGGAAATAGTCCTGTACGACCCGCTGCCAGCTCATCTTCATCGCCAGATCGTAGCCAGAACTGATCCGGTCGGATACAGCCGCATCTTCACGGCACAACCCGTCAACCACCAGCGCCGCGATTCGCCGGGCCTCTGCCGATTCGATCTCGTCGCGCAGGGACACCGGTATCGTTAACATCTCTGAGACGCTTGTCGGGCCATTCTGTTTCAGGAAATTGGCGATTTTTATGGAAAATCCAAAATTGTCCCTTCCAGCGGCCGCCTGTGCGAATCCGACGCATCCGCAGATGTTCGAGGGAACGCACATGGCCCCGAAGCTCAGCGGTTCGAGTTGGCTGATCCCGAAGGGTTCGTAGACGCTCATCCCGAACTCGACGTCGGTCCCGCGGCGGATATCGGCGAAGCTCATGTCCTCGGGCATGCGGTCGCCGCACAGTTCCCGCGCCCAGCCCCACTGGTTGACATGCACCACCTTGACGGCCTGGTGCTCGCGGTTGAAGTGGAGGAACATCCCACCGAGCACTTCCTCGCCGTAGCACAGGTCGGGATAGCCTTCCTCGTGGACCACCGGCCAACCGTACACCCGCTCCATGTGGCGGATGTCCTGTCCGCGCCGCTGCCCGGCCAGCGTGCCGAGCATGAAGTACACCGCCGTCTCGCCGCGTTTGGCCAGCAGCGGTTCCATCTCGTGCAGCACCCCCAGGTCGCGCCAGATCCCCTTGCTCAGCACCGGGCGGGCGACGTGGCTGAAGATCCACGTCGGTTTCTCGCCCAGCAAATTGCCCGCGTACGTCTGCATCCGCTGCAGGCTTTGGCGCTTCTCTTCCAGCGTGATCCGGGCCGCCGGAATCCCGTTGTAGACCAGGTCGATCTCCTTGGCGGCAAAATGCCGGTCGAGGAACTGCAGCTCCTCGCGGATGTAGTCGCCCACGGCGAAGACGTTGTCGCAGTGCCGCGCCGCCTTCACCAGCGCGTGCTTGTAGTTCTCGAACACGCTGGGGAAGACTTCCTCCATCGTCCGCCCCTCTCGCCGGGCGGCCGACATCACGTTGTAGAACATCGTGTCGTGACCGGGCGTCTTCTCGACGATCGGACGCGCCGAGGCCACCTCGTGCGCATAGAACACCGTGCGATATCCCCGCGCCCGCGGATGCGCCGCCGCAGCCGCTGCCGCCGCCGACAACGCCGAGCCGGCTGAGGGATCCTGACCCGCGCTGGTCGAGGGCTCGCGAACGGTCGGAGAGGAATGCCCCATCATCGCCTTGAGCACCGTGGGCATGCCCATGTACTCGTGCGAAAGCAGCACCACCTGCTCGTCGACGCCGTCTGCCCCGATCACCTTGAGCGCCTCGAAGCCCGGTTCGGCCAGACGCACGTATTCCTCGTACTCCCACACCGACTCAAAGCGGTCGCTGGCAACGGCGAACATCTTATACAGGTCCGCCTTGAACAGGTTCAACCGCTCGCGGTTGGCGTGAAAAACGTCGACCAGCAGCACCTCGGCCTGGCACGTGTGACCGTTGACGTCCTCGCGCACGCCGCGCGTGCCGTAGATGATCCCCACGTCGTACGTGCGCTCAATGGGGCGGAACTTCTCGCTCCAGCCGTCGGCGTCGATCCCGTCGAGGCTGCTATAGATGATGCGACCTTCTTCGCCAAGACGCGCGTGGGCGGGTTGGTCCGTCGAGAACAGCGGGCCCAGCAGGATCGTGCGGCTGACCGCGTCGGCGTACGCCTGTGCCGTCATCAGCCCCGAGATCACCGTCCCGATGCCCCCGATCTTCTCCACCGCCTCGTGCGTCACGTGAACGACAATCATGCGAAATAATCCTTTCCGCTCCGCTGCTACCTTAAACTACTGACAGTACGCACTGTTCCTGTAGAATGGGCGCCTATGAATCTCATCGGCCAAGGACAACCCGACGCCGCACTTACCGGCGAACAAATCGAAACCATCGTCGCCCGCCTGGCCGACCGGATCGCCGCCGACGGCAAGCGGATCCTGGTGCTGATTCCCGATCAGACCCGCTCGTGTCCGCTGGGGCTGATCGTGCGGCTGCTTCACAAGCATATCGCCAACCGGGCGGATAAGCTGGATTTCCTCATCGCCCTGGGAACGCATCAACCGCTGGACGAGGCACGCATCGACTCGCTGCTGGGCATGGCCGGCGGACAGCGAGACCGCCTGCTCAGCGGCAGCAGCGTCTTCAACCACGACTGGAAGAACCCCGGGGCCCTCAAGACGATCGGGCGCCTGACCGCCGACCGCGTCGCCGAGATCACCGGCGGACGATTCTCGATGGACGTCGACGTCACCATCAACCGCCGGGTCTTCGACTACGACCTGGTGCTCGTCGCCGGGCCTGTCTTCCCGCACGAGGTCGCCGGATTCTCCGGCGGCGAAAAATATTTCTTCCCCGGAATCTGCGGGCAGGAACTGCTGGACTTCTTTCACTGGCTCGGGGCCGTCATCACCTGCCCGCGCGTCATCGGCGTCAAAGACACCCCCGTGCGCCGCACCCTCCAGGCCGCCGGCGAAATGCTCCCCGTGCCCACCGCCGCGCTGTCCATGGTCGTCGCCCCACTGTGTGACACGGGCAAGATGGGTGCCACGCACAACTCCGTTGTGCGTGTCCCTGATCTTCAAGGGCAGAGGTCAGGGAGCATGGGCGAGACGCCCATGCCACAACTGACCGGGCTGTTCGCCGGGTCGCTGCGCGATTCCTGGTCCGCCGCGGCGGACCTCTCGGCCAAGGTCCATATCCGCTACGTCCAGACGCCCTATCAGTCGGTGCTCGCGCGGGCGCCCGAAATGTACGACGACCTCTGGGTGGCCGCCAAGTGCATGTACAAGATGGAACCGGTGATGGCCGACGGCGGCGAGTTGATCATCTTCGCCCCGCACGTGAAGGAAATCTCCTACACGCACGGGCACATCATCCGCAAGATCGGCTACCACACGCTGGAATACTTCCTGGCCCAGTGGGACCGCTTCAAGGACTACCCCTGGGGCGTGCTGGCCCACTCGACCCACGTCAAAGGCATCGGCACGTATGACACAGCCGGGCACGAAAGCCCCCGCATTCGCGTGACCCTGGCCACCGGCATCGACGAGGCCACATGCAGAGCCGTCAATCTCGGATACCGCGACCCGGCCACAATCAACCCCGCCCACTGGCAGGACCGCCCCGGCCACCTCTACATTCCCAAGGCCGGCGAAACGCTCTACCGCCTGAAGAATCCCCCCGCCTGGCAGACGTTTTAGAAGCAGTGGTGAGTGGTGAGTGGGACAGTGGCGAGCGACCCGCACCGGGTGGCATGGCGACACGCGTTGTTGTTTCATGCGGGTCGCCATGGTTAGCGCTGCATTGCCCATGGCGACCCCGATACAGCCGGTGTCGCCATGCCACCCGTCATTACGAATCTTTGCCCCTTTCTTCTTCTCTGCGTTCTCTGCGACCTCCGCGGTGAGAGGTTTTTTTCGCAGTGGCGCGTTCGTGGCTCCTACAATAAAGAGTCTCATCTGACCTTACACGTTGACTTGTCATTCCCGGCGGCGACAATCGGGGGCGATGAGCGGCGGACCATCCAAACCTGTGATTGGAATTCTGGGCGGCGTCGGCGCCGGCAAGAGCACCGTCGCCGCGGCCTTGGGGCGCCTGGGGTGCCGCGTGATCGACGCCGACGCGATCGGACATCAGATGCTCGATGACCCGGCCGTGCGCGACGAGCTCGCTGCCGCCTTGGGCGAGGGCGTTGTGGATACCAAGGGAAACATCGACCGCCCCGCTGTGGCCAAGACGGTGTTCAACAATCCCGAGGCGCTGGCGGCCCTGAACGCCGTCATGCACCCGCGCATGCGGCTGCGGATTGAAGAGCTCCTGGCCGCCGCCGGTGCGGACGAGTGCGCCAAAGGCGTAGTGCTGGACGCGGCGATCATGGTCGAAGCCGGATGGAACGATCTGTGTACGGCGATGCTATTTGTCGAGTCCGACCCTCAGACTCGCAGCGCCCGGGCGCAGGCGTCCCGCGGGTGGGATCGCAAAATGTGGCAGCGGCGAGAAGATTCACAGATTTCGCTGGACAGGAAACGCTCGATGTGCCAATATAGTGTGTACAACTGCTCTGACGTGAGTGATCTGGAGCAGCAGGTCCGCGAGGTTTTCACGAGAATTACGCACGCCAAGGGACCTTCCTGATTCGCCCTGTGCTGAAGGCACGAACGCTTCCGCCTGTTGGTCGGTTGCAGATATTCGCTGATTCTGGGGCTGACGACGCCCCACCGAGGACGAACGAAGAACATACCGCCGCCGGCTGCCCAGCCGGACGAGGGGACCGAAATCCCGCCTGTTGCCGAGCATACCTGGGCTGAAATGCCGGCTGGAGCACACGACCGTGGAGAAGAAAGCCAAGAAACGCAAATACGTCCGCAAAGCCAAGGTGCAGGAAACCGACGCGCCGCCGGCAGAAGACGTCACCCCCGCCGCACCCGTCGTCGGCGACGTTGAAGACGACGCCGCCGCCAAGGCCGCCCAGGCCGTCGAGGACGCCGCCGAAGGCATCACGCCCCCGCCCGAACCCGAGCGCGAACCCGAACCCGACGAAGGCGAAGGGCTCGGACCCGTCGATCGACCCAAGCCCGCCGCGCCCGATGAACCGTATGAAGAACCTGCCGGCGCCGATAATCGCGACCAGCAGGACAAACGCAGCGAGCATCGCCGTCGCTACGAAGCCGAGCTCGAAGGCGACGCCAGCGACGTCGTCGTCGCCGCCGCCCGCGAGACCCACGCCAAGTACGAAAAGGTCAAACGCGGCAGCCTTCACATGACCGAGCTGCAGGCCATGGAACTGGCAGACCTGCACAAGATCGCCGAGGAAGAAGGCGTCAGCAAAACGCTGCCGCGCAACGAGCTGGTCTTCGAGATCATCAAGACGCGCGTGCAGAAGACCGGCCTCATGTACGGCGAAGGCGTGCTGGAAATCCTCCCCGACGGGTTCGGGTTCCTGCGCAGCCCCGAGTACAACTACCTGCCCAGCCCCGACGACATCTATGTTTCCCCCAGCCAGATCCGCCGCTTTAACCTTAAAGAAGGCTCGCTGGTGGCCGGGCAGATCCGCCCTCCCAAGGAATCGGAAAAGTACTTCGCCCTGCTGCGCGTCGAAGCCATTAACTTCGGCAGCCCCGAAGATTCCGCCAAGCGCGGCGAGTTCGAAGAACTCACCCCCACGCACCCCGACCGCAGAATCTTCCTGGAGACCACGGCCGACGACTACTCGATGCGCGTGGTCAACCTGATTACGCCGGTAGGCTTCGGCCAGCGCATGCTGATCGTCGCCCCGCCGCGCACCGGAAAGACGATGCTGCTGCAGAAGATGGCCAACGCCATCGTCAAGAACCACCCCGATGCGCACGTGATCATCCTGCTGATCGACGAACGTCCGGAAGAAGTGACCTGGATGCAGCGCGGCTGCCCCGGCGCCGAGGTTGTCTCCTCGACCTTCGACGAAGGCTACGCCCGCCACCTGCAGATCGCTGAGATGATCCTGGCCAAGGCCAAGCGCATGGTCGAGTTCGGCAAGGACGTCGTGGTGCTGATGGATTCCATCACCCGCCTCGCCCGGGCGTACAACGCCGTCGCCCCCGGCAGCGGCCGCATCATGACCGGCGGCGTCGGCATCGACGCCCTGCAGAAACCCAAGCGGTTCTTCGGATCGGCCCGCGCGATCGAAAATGGCGGCTCGCTGACCGTGATCGCCACGGCCCTGATCGACACCGGAAGCCGCATGGACGAAGTCATCTTCGAAGAGTTCAAAGGCTCGGGCAACAGCGAGCTGTACCTCGACCGCAGACTCGTCGACCGACGCGTGTGGCCGGCAGTGGACATCTCCCGCTCCGGCAGCCGCAAGGAAGAACTCCTGCTCGACCCGGCCGAGGCGAGACTCGTCGGAGGCCTGCGAAAGGTCTTGGCCGACATGCAACCGACCGAGGCAATGGAACTGCTCCTGAGCAAACTCAAGAAGACGCACTCCAATGCAGAGTTCCTGATGTCGATGAATTTCTGACAACAGGAAACAGTAAACGGTAACCAGTAATCGGTAACCGGTAATCAGTGATTGGTATGTAATCGCAATCAAGCTCCGGGGAGCACCCGTTCCCCGGAGCTTTTTTGCGCGCCCATCGTTAGCCCGAAAACTGCATGAACCGCAGAGACCGCAAAGTACGCAGAGAAGAAATTGGCTCAAAACAAGACCATCTAACGTCGCGAGCGGCGATAATCTGAAAAACAGATTGTCCATGAGACCCACTCCGCAAAATTTCTGTAAGCCTTTTGATTCAAGACACCTCTGCGGTCTCAGCGATCTCCGCGGTGAAATATCCGGGTTAGCGGGGGGGGCTTGCCCCGCGCGTTTTGGGAGCGGACCTTATCGACCGTGGGGCACGCCAGCGGTTCATTCTGCCCCCCGGCCGCTTGCTCTTCCTTGTACTTTGTTGTACTTTTCACAGCACTTTGCGGGGAACCGCATCGGACCGCCGCCCTATGGCGCAGGAAATCAGCAGATCCATGAGCGTAACATCCCATAGCTAAAGGATTTATAGATAGGCCGGTATCAATTTTTGAAGTAACTTCTTTGACAACAATATGTTACATTAATACCCCCCTCCGGCGAGCTACTATAAGGAGACAGCCGTGAATCAGATCATCGCCTGCATGGTGACCATTCTTCTGCCCTTCCAGTTGGCTTTCGGGCAAGGGGCTGCGGCCAGCGCACCGCGCCCTGGCGGTCAGGCCGCCAGCCGGCCCACGACCAGACCTGCCGATGCCAAGGGGCCCATCGCCGTCGGGAATTACCTCAGGCCTGTTCGCGTGGCCTGTGTCGGCGACAGCATCACGGCGCGCACCGGCTTGCAGGACGGGACGCCCTACCCGCAGCAGTTGGGCAAGATGCTCGGGGGCAAGTGGCAGGTCGGCAACTTCGGCGTCAGCGGCGCAACGCTGCTCAACCACGGCGACTTCCCGTACCAGAAACAGCAGGCCTTCAAGTCCGTTCTCGCCTGGGAGCCCGACGTCGTGATCATCATGCTCGGCACCAACGACACCCAGGGGCAGAACTGGAAGTTCAAGGGCGAGTTCGCCGACGACTACAAGGACCTCATCAAGAAGTTCGCCGCCCTGGCGAGCAAGCCGCGAATCTTCATCTGTACGCCGCCGCCCACGCGAAAAGGGGGCAACTACGGCATCCGGGAGGAAGGCGTGGTGGAGCAAATCCCGATCATCAACCGCGTCGCCGCCGAGATGAACGTCGGCCTCATCGACATGTACGGCGCCCTCAAGGATCACCGCCGCCTGATCCCGGACAAGGTCCACCCCAGTACCGCCGGATCGCGCTTCATGGCCAAGGCCGCCTACCAGACCCTGACCGGAAGAGATTTCGAAGACCCCCCGCCCGCGTCGCGCCCAAAGTAGCACAGGTTGCACCGTCCGCCGAGACTCCCAGCCGCCCCTTGACGACGCACAACTCCGTTGTGCGTGTCCCAGAATGCTCAAAGCCGCAGAGCATGGGCGGGACGCCCATGCGACTCGCGGGCAAGATGCCCGTGCTACTGGGCGAGCTTGACCTCGATGCCGCACAGGAGCGGCTTTTCGCTGCCCTTGGCGGTCAGGTCGATCGTCAGGTCGTCTTTGACGTCGATGTTCTCGAAGGTCAGCACCAGCGGGCGGTCGGGGCCTGCGGCGGCGGGGTCGACGCCCTCCTTCACGCTGTTGCCCTGGAGTTTGATGTCGAAGACGCGCTTGCCGGCGGCGTCGCCGGGCCAGGCGGCAAAGTGCAGCGTGACGGTGTACTTGCCCGGTCCGTCGGCGGCCTTGCGCAGGGGGAGCGTCAGTTGCTTGATGCCCACGGCGGCCGAGGCGTAGACCCACGGCGCGGGGGCGTCTTTAACGCCATTCCAGATGGAGTTGCGGCGGTCGTACTTCTCGTCGCCGTCGAAGGCGGTCTTGTAGGGCAGTTCGACCGAGCCGCCGTACTTGTTGCGCGGAAAGGCCAGCCAGAGCTGCCCGCCGGCGTCGCGGCGGTCGCCGGGGCCGGCGATATTCAGCGCCAGCGTGCGCACGGGCGTCAGGTCGCCTGAGAACGAGTAGTCGCCGTAGACGCGGTCTTCGTCGTCATGCACCAGCGCCACGCTGCACGAGATCGGCAGCCCGCAGCGACAGCCGGTGTCGCCGGCCGGCCACAGCGCCATGCCCTCAGCGGCGATGAAGCTCATCCAGCAGTTGGGGCGGTTGCTGGGGAACAGGCTCACGCCCGTGTCCCGCGTGGTGTCGTAGTACCCAAAGCCCTCGCAGCGGAAGAACAGCGTCTCGGCCGAGGCGTTGAAGGGGCCGCAGTGCTTGTACGGCCGCACGAACCGCCAGGGCACGGTCTGGCCCGTCAGGGGGTTGGGAATAGTCTTCTTCTCGCCGGTGGCCAGGTTGTACGCCCAGGGCTCGGCGAAGATCGTGTCGCCGGCGATGACCGCGCGGCTGCGGTAGGACAGGTCCTTGAGCCAGACCAGGTCACCCGTGGCGGCCTTGCGCACCGACATGCCGCGCCCGGCGCCTTCGTTGACGTTGTACCCGGTGAAGGCTTTCCAGCCGCCCTGGTCGGACATCTGCAGCAGCAGACCCTTGGTCAGCACCAGCGTGACGCGATGGCCGCCGGTGAAGGAGCAGTCGGCGGGCTTTTGCCACTTGAGCCCCTCGCGCAGATCGAAGCCCAGCAGCAGTTGAACCGTCGCGTTGACGGGCTTGCCCTTCTTGTCGACCTGCTTGCCGCCGCCGGGGAACTTGTCGGTGAAGGGCTTGCTCTCGGCGACGGCCGCGGCGACCTGGCCGTCGGGGACGTTGGGGTCGAGGCAGTAGACCATGGCCTTGCCGCCGGTGTCGCCGGCCGTTCCGGCGACGACGGAGTTATGGCTGAACCACGGCGACTGGTGCTGCCAGAGGATCTTTCCGGTCTTGGCGTCCATGGCGAACAGCAGGTCGCTGCAAAGCCAGTACGCGACCTCTTCGCCGCGCGACTTGGGCCACTTGGCCATATCAAGTTTTCCCAGCGTGCGCGAACCGACCAGCACGCCGTCGACCAGCGCCACATAGCCCCACATCTTGGCCTTGCCGTCGGCCGACGGCGGCACTTTGTACTCGCCCAGCAGTTTGCCCGTCGCCGGGTCGAGCCGGCGGCAGGTGTCGTCTACGGCGATGAAGTAGCCTTCCGGCCCGACCGCCACGTTGCTGGGCACGTCGGCGATGTGCGCCCGCGTGGCGTTCTTGAGCGGGAAACTCCAAAGCTCGACTCCCGTGTACGCGTCGTAGGCGGTGACCGAGCTGTACGAGCAGACGAACATGCGCCCGTCAAGGGCCAGCGGCGAGGCGCCCCAGTAATGGCGGTCGACGAAGTCGGCCGGACCCGGGTCGCCGAACCACTGCACGCGGAACGGCGCCCGCACTTCCTTATCCATGCTCGATGCCGTATTGCCCGGCACAGCGTACTGGTGCGTCCACGGGCGGGCGTCTTTCAGCGGCGGGCGGATGCAGACGATGCTGCCGGCGTCGGTTTTCGCCTGGGCCAGTTCGTCCGCAGGCACAAAATCTTTCGCCGCCTGAGGCAGCACGACCGTCCCACGCACCGGCTGGGTCATGCGATAGAGCTCCTTCCACGTGCCGGGGCACTTGCCGGTCAGTACGGCCGTCTCGGAGACCACCAGCGCCGCGAAGTACTTCGTGTACGGCACGCGGTCGAGGGGCCACTGCTGCACGATCACTCGCCCGCCATACAGGCCGGCCGAGTCGATCAGCTTCTGGGCGGCGGCGACTTTGGCGGCGTCATCCGAGACGGCTACCACCATCAGGTCGCTCTTGCGGGCGATCTCCAGGGCCATCTCGCCGGTCTCGACACCATAGACCAGCGCAAAGCCCTTGCGGATCTCGGGCGCGAGTTTGAGGGCCGCGTCGGCGGCGGCCTGCATCGTATCGCTGATCTTCACGTTGGGGTCTGCGGCGGGGCGCACTTCGCCGCCGGCGGCAGCGCCGCCGGCAAAGCAGTAGATCTTGCCCGTGTCGGTCGAGACGATCAGCCGCCCGTTGGCGACGGTCAGGCTCAGCGCCGAGCCGTCCACCTTGGCGGTCCAGGTTTCTTTGCCGCTATCGGCGTCAAGGGCGGCCACTTTGCCCGGCGCTCCGACGAAGAGCGTCTTGCCCGCCAGGATGATGCACTCGGGCGCCTCCATCGCGGCCGACCAGAGTTCCTTGCCATTCTCAGCCGGGGCGGCAGCCGCGCCACCCTTGCCGCGGCGGGCCTCCTTTTCATTGACCGGCGGACCGTCGCTCGGCGGCGGCGTGAAGCGGATGGCCTTGACGGCCTTGGAGACGCCCTCGCCGTGGGGCAGGCCGCAGGAATAGACCCGCCCGGAGTCCGCGACGAGTTGCCCGCCGGGGAAGCTGCCGGCGCACTCGGTGTTGCCGCCTTCGCTCTTGAGGTTGGTTGTGTTGATGCGAAAGGCCCGCGCGCCCTCCCATCCGGTGTACAGCCATGCGTCGTCCAGCGCGGCGAACGTCCCGCCGCCGTAGTAGATCGAAAGCCGCAGCAGCGGGCCTTTGCCCGTCGCGCGGTCGTAGATGAACGGGCACAGGCGGCTGTTGGGCACGACGAGCTGGTTCTTGTTGGCCAGCAGGTACCCCTGCGGGCAGACCTGCAGCAGGCGCTGCTCGCCGGTGCTGTCATTCTTCCAGATCAGCTTGCCGGTCTTGGCGTCGACGGCGTAGAGGAACACCCCTTCGCTGGGGAAAATGCCCGCCGTGAAGTACGCGATGCCCGAGTCGACCATCACGCTGCTGCGAACCGGCCAGAGCGAGACCATCTTGCCCAGGCCGATCACGCGGCGGTCTTCCGGGGCGGCGCGGAACTTCCAGACTTCCTTGCCGTCGGCGGCGGAGAGGCAATAGATCCATCCGTCGTCGCTGCCGACGTAGACGTTGCCGGCGTCGACGGTCGGGGCCAGGCGCACGGGCCCGCCGGTGGGGTACGCCCACTTGACCTTGGCGGTGGCGGCGTCGAGGCAGTAGACCTTGCCGTCGCCGACGGAGCCGAAGTAGATGCTGTCGCCGACGGCGACCGTGCTGTCGGCGCGGTCGAAGTCGATGCGTCGTTTCTCGACGCCGCCTTCCCAGTTGGTGTGCAGCGGGTAGCCCGGCCCGAACGCCGGGTGCGGCTGGAACGGCGGGACGAATACCCACGCCTGCGTCAGCGGCAGCGACAGCGACTCGTCGGTGACGCCGCTGCGGGCGATGTCTTTGCGGAACGTGGGCCAGTCCGCCGCGGCGGCGGGGTCAGCCGCCAGCACCAGCACCGGCACGGCCATGAGAACGGCTGCAAGGACATATCTGTAAGCACGCATGAGCAAGTCTCCATTTCGCGGAAAAACGGACCGGCTCCAATTATGGCAGAGCCGGCGAACAGGTCCAAAAGTTTTCGAGAGTTTCTCGAAGCGCGCCCGGGCCTGTTTGAACAAACCGCAAAGGCTTGCTTTGCCCCTTGCTCAGGCTATGCGCCATCGCGAGAATAGTTGTCAAGGCTCCCCGGCACATTGGGGGCTTCCGCGGCTGCTGCGAGGGCGGCGGCAGGCAGTCCAAATGAAACTGGATAAAGGTCCGATCATGAGCGTGCTCGCAGGCATCGTCACCCTATTGGCTGCAGTCCTGGCCGGCGCGCCGCTGGCCGGGCAGGAAAAGCATTCCGTGGAAAAGGCCTCGTTGGACCGCGTCGCCGGGGCGATCAAGCAAGCCGGCAAGACTCATCCCTTTCTCTTTGCGGACGAGGCCGCCTTCGCCGCTCTCAAGCAGCGCTGCCGGAGCGAGACATTCGCCCGCATGGCGAGGAACCGTCTGCTCGCGGACGCTGAGGCAATCCTGCCCCTGCCGCCCAGCATGCGGAAAATGGAGGGGCGGCGGCTCCTGGGCGTTTCGCGCCAGGTGCTTGGCCGCGTCTCGACACTGGCCATGGCCTACCGCCTGACCGGCAAGGCCGCACACCTGGAACGCTGCGCCGCCGAGATGCGCGCCGCCGCAGGCTTTACCGACTGGAACCCCTCGCACTTTCTGGACGTGGCCGAGATGACGCTGGCCCTGGCGGTCGGCTACGACTGGCTTTACCACGACCTGGACGCCGCGACGCGTCAGGCCGTCGCCGAGGCGATTCTGGACAAGGGTCTGCGCCCGTCGCTCAAGAGCGGCGGGTGGGTCGGCGCGACCAACAACTGGGGACAGGTCTGCCACGCCGGGATGATCGCCGGCGCGTTGGCGCTGATGGACCGGCAGGAACCGCTGGCGGCGCAGATCGTCCACCGCGCGATCGCGAATCTGCCCCGATCGATGCACGTCTTCGCGCCCAACGGTTGTTATCCGGAAGGGCCGGGCTACTGGTCGT
It encodes the following:
- a CDS encoding PQQ-binding-like beta-propeller repeat protein; translated protein: MRAYRYVLAAVLMAVPVLVLAADPAAAADWPTFRKDIARSGVTDESLSLPLTQAWVFVPPFQPHPAFGPGYPLHTNWEGGVEKRRIDFDRADSTVAVGDSIYFGSVGDGKVYCLDAATAKVKWAYPTGGPVRLAPTVDAGNVYVGSDDGWIYCLSAADGKEVWKFRAAPEDRRVIGLGKMVSLWPVRSSVMVDSGIAYFTAGIFPSEGVFLYAVDAKTGKLIWKNDSTGEQRLLQVCPQGYLLANKNQLVVPNSRLCPFIYDRATGKGPLLRLSIYYGGGTFAALDDAWLYTGWEGARAFRINTTNLKSEGGNTECAGSFPGGQLVADSGRVYSCGLPHGEGVSKAVKAIRFTPPPSDGPPVNEKEARRGKGGAAAAPAENGKELWSAAMEAPECIILAGKTLFVGAPGKVAALDADSGKETWTAKVDGSALSLTVANGRLIVSTDTGKIYCFAGGAAAGGEVRPAADPNVKISDTMQAAADAALKLAPEIRKGFALVYGVETGEMALEIARKSDLMVVAVSDDAAKVAAAQKLIDSAGLYGGRVIVQQWPLDRVPYTKYFAALVVSETAVLTGKCPGTWKELYRMTQPVRGTVVLPQAAKDFVPADELAQAKTDAGSIVCIRPPLKDARPWTHQYAVPGNTASSMDKEVRAPFRVQWFGDPGPADFVDRHYWGASPLALDGRMFVCSYSSVTAYDAYTGVELWSFPLKNATRAHIADVPSNVAVGPEGYFIAVDDTCRRLDPATGKLLGEYKVPPSADGKAKMWGYVALVDGVLVGSRTLGKLDMAKWPKSRGEEVAYWLCSDLLFAMDAKTGKILWQHQSPWFSHNSVVAGTAGDTGGKAMVYCLDPNVPDGQVAAAVAESKPFTDKFPGGGKQVDKKGKPVNATVQLLLGFDLREGLKWQKPADCSFTGGHRVTLVLTKGLLLQMSDQGGWKAFTGYNVNEGAGRGMSVRKAATGDLVWLKDLSYRSRAVIAGDTIFAEPWAYNLATGEKKTIPNPLTGQTVPWRFVRPYKHCGPFNASAETLFFRCEGFGYYDTTRDTGVSLFPSNRPNCWMSFIAAEGMALWPAGDTGCRCGLPISCSVALVHDDEDRVYGDYSFSGDLTPVRTLALNIAGPGDRRDAGGQLWLAFPRNKYGGSVELPYKTAFDGDEKYDRRNSIWNGVKDAPAPWVYASAAVGIKQLTLPLRKAADGPGKYTVTLHFAAWPGDAAGKRVFDIKLQGNSVKEGVDPAAAGPDRPLVLTFENIDVKDDLTIDLTAKGSEKPLLCGIEVKLAQ